ATTCCGGAAATATGTTGCTGGAATTTGTGGATAACATGATCGATTTATCTCGGCTTCAGGCGGCCATACAACGCCAGGACGACGAATATCATAGCCTTGTTGAATTGGCACCCGATCTAATATGTGAATGTGAAAACGAGATCATAAAAAAAATAAATTCTGCCGGTATTTCCATCTTGGGCATTGAAAATTCGGACGGGATCATTGGGCAGCCTTTTTCAAACCTAATCCACCCCGACTTTCTAAGAGATTCGGAACATGATTTGCGCGAAGTTCTCGCAGGTCACGGTCGTACGATCGTACAATTTCTTCATTCCAATGGGCGAAAGTTGGATATGGATATTTCGGCGACCTCAACGGGGAAGCACGAAGCCTCCCATGTTATAATTGTTGCCCGTGACGTGACGAGCCGGCTCCAAGCAGAAGCCGAGCACAAGCAAATGGAAGTAAAAATCCGGCATTCTCAGAAAATGGAGACCATTGGCACTTTGGCCGGCGGTATTGCCCATGACTTCAATAATATCCTGACGCCAATTTTTGGTTACTTACACATGGCCTTGGATGACGTAGGTAAAGATAGCCAAACATATGAAGATTTGAACCACGTTTTAAAAGCAGCGCAGCGCTGTAAAAATCTTGTGGAACAAATACTGACGTTCAGCCGGCTGGACGAACAAGAATTAAAGCCGATTAAACTTCCAATCATTGTTCATGAGGTTTTGAATCTACTGAGAGGCTCCTTGTCTCCTAATATTCAAATTAAATACGATATTAATCCGACATGCCCAGCTACCCTTGCCGACCCATCTCAAATCCACCAGGTGCTCATGAACCTTTGCACCAATTCAGCCATTGCTATGGAACCGGATGGGGGAATTCTTGAGGTCAATCTGGATGTAATTAACGTTGGCTCTGAAAAGGCGAACAAAAACCTACTTTTGGCACCAGGCGAGCACATTCGCCTGAGTGTTAAGGACACCGGATGCGGAATGGATAACGCAATTATACAACGTGCCTTCGAGCCGTTCTTCACGACCCGCAGTGGAAAGGGTACAGGCATGGGGCTTTCCGTGGCCCATGGCATCATCATCAATCACAAAGGTCAAATCACTGTAGAAAGTGAATTGGGCAAAGGTACCAAATTCGAAATATTTCTACCCACGGCCGAATTAGCCATTGAACCAGAATCCTCTGGCGATGAAATTGCCAAAGTCGGCAAGGGGCGAGTTCTGTTTGTCGACGACGAAGAAGAAATCTGCCTTATGGCAAAACAAATGCTCGAAAGGCTCGGGTATGAGGTCACGCTTTGGTTAAACAGCCGCGACGCATTGGAAGATTTTCAATCAGATCCAATAGCATACGATATCGCGATT
The window above is part of the Rhodospirillaceae bacterium genome. Proteins encoded here:
- a CDS encoding response regulator is translated as MMMLENQFSKRARLAIVLLFSVLSFAIDMERAFGDYSSLVYISILFAGVWIKHRHIYLILASLGSILIFLGMLSLQAPPIISERLIAVFLLWSAAFLLSLEVQRVEALEKIEKGLKQQIRDEAEKYRKGINDHAQTELEAKIAREEARSLKRANERLIARMGHELRTPLNNIIGFSELILSGNIGETNPEKLNEYITDIHDSGNMLLEFVDNMIDLSRLQAAIQRQDDEYHSLVELAPDLICECENEIIKKINSAGISILGIENSDGIIGQPFSNLIHPDFLRDSEHDLREVLAGHGRTIVQFLHSNGRKLDMDISATSTGKHEASHVIIVARDVTSRLQAEAEHKQMEVKIRHSQKMETIGTLAGGIAHDFNNILTPIFGYLHMALDDVGKDSQTYEDLNHVLKAAQRCKNLVEQILTFSRLDEQELKPIKLPIIVHEVLNLLRGSLSPNIQIKYDINPTCPATLADPSQIHQVLMNLCTNSAIAMEPDGGILEVNLDVINVGSEKANKNLLLAPGEHIRLSVKDTGCGMDNAIIQRAFEPFFTTRSGKGTGMGLSVAHGIIINHKGQITVESELGKGTKFEIFLPTAELAIEPESSGDEIAKVGKGRVLFVDDEEEICLMAKQMLERLGYEVTLWLNSRDALEDFQSDPIAYDIAITDFTMPNLDGIQLANEIATIRPGMPVILISGFSEVISEQDMLEAGIRESIMKPMRPRDLSAAIWRVLGQN